The following proteins come from a genomic window of Diorhabda carinulata isolate Delta chromosome X, icDioCari1.1, whole genome shotgun sequence:
- the LOC130902467 gene encoding calcium release-activated calcium channel protein 1-like isoform X2 has translation MSVWSTSAVCLDLSNSHYKPQNTDDSFNRLRSHNHHSSHYKNMSLSGDEIHNRRYLSWRKLQLSRAKLKASGKTSALLSGFAMVAMVELQLQTPNHIPKEVLVAFAIITTLLVAVHMLALMISTCILPNIEAICNLESINLVEESPHERLHWYIETAWAFSTLLGLLLFLAEIAIVCWVKFIDTNEVAAWAATIILVPILFVFLAFAIHFYRSLVTHKYETTLSGIRELEILKEQIESGNVNGHRNGVGDLLQDIHVI, from the exons ATGTCTGTCTGGAGTACCAGTGCTGTTTGTCTAGATTTAAGCAACTCACATTATAAGCCTCAGAACACAGATGATAGCTTCAATAGATTGAGAAGTCACAATCATCATTCCTCACAT tacAAAAATATGTCTCTCTCAGGAGACGAGATCCACAACCGTCGCTACCTATCATGGCGAAAACTCCAACTTTCCCGAGCCAAATTAAAAGCATCTGGCAAAACATCAGCTCTTCTTTCTGGTTTTGCTATGGTCGCGATGGTAGAACTTCAACTTCAAACTCCAAACCATATTCCAAAGGAAGTCCTTGTAGCTTTCGCTATCATTACCACACTTTTGGTAGCTGTACACATGCTGGCACTCATGATAAGTACTTGTATACTACCAAACATTGAAGCAATTTGTAATTTAGAATCCATAAACTTGGTAGAGGAGTCACCGCACGAGAGACTACATTGGTACATAGAAACCGCCTGGGCGTTTTCAACACTATTAGGTCTTCTGCTATTTTTAGCAGAAATTGCCATAGTATGTTGGGTGAAATTTATAGACACCAACGAAGTTGCTGCTTGGGCAGCCACAATTATTCTAGTACccatattgtttgtatttttagcTTTTGCAATACATTTTTATAGATCTTTAGTAACCCATAAATATGAAACTACATTATCGGGTATAAGGGAATTGGAGATTCTAAAGGAACAAATCGAATCCGGTAACGTTAATGGGCACAGAAACGGTGTCGGTGATTTATTACAAGATATACACGTAATTTAA